From one Aptenodytes patagonicus chromosome 16, bAptPat1.pri.cur, whole genome shotgun sequence genomic stretch:
- the TEPSIN gene encoding AP-4 complex accessory subunit tepsin isoform X1, producing MAAPLRDRLSFLGRLPVLLRGTADDDVPCPGYLFEEIAKISHESPGSSQCLLEYLLNRLQSNSCHVKLKVLKILLHTCAQGSPQFVLQLKRNACFIREAAVFAGPPDPLHGNSLNQKVRAAAQDLASVLFSDAPLPQPATLPARPLPPVGMGSSPSPCGSLQGFGFSSEKSGSASTGEALLSTIQRAAEAVAHAVLPLPEGPRPHRRELHEDAYQPVRAPSPARSPAGAVKPPAVAAAHSTRVSHRPGLAGGGWEEADSGHSSQDSSQGNGELSRTSDSCSKSGSDSHSGASRELTHVAERNGALVFHAINPEFPGTAGWIPPGMFGLPARAACGVDADSPGDCVREVSLVSVLTRGARVFLTREEAQHFIKECGLLNCEVVLELLSRALEDPNDSVRMRSMCAISSLMCSDLLALDQIFAVTRQHLQQLSQGSPGPVANRATKILRQFEALCRGQPSPKSARPDSEPSALAVCSAPCTGDLLTDILPLAGESILTPLSAAPLPVAPPACGEERRVEAEIHGQPGAALPACPCEQEAASRLAGDTASAAAPSRSLSLFAGMELVARPGAVLCPDSPPAELRTLSQPQDRQMDTEGSRQPSAFAFLNM from the exons ATGGCGGCGCCGCTGAGAGACCGGTTGAGTTTCCTGGGCCGG ctgccggTGCTGCTGAGGGGCACGGCGGACGACGATGTCCCCTGCCCCGGGTACCTGTTTGAGGAGATCGCCA AGATCTCCCACGAGTCGCCCGGCAGCAGCCAGTGCCTGCTGGAGTATCTCCTCAACCGGCTGCAGAGCAACTCCTGCCACGTCAAGCTGAAG GTGCTGAAGATCCTGCTGCACACATGCGCCCAGGGCTCCCCCCAGTTCGTCCTGCAGCTCAAGAGGAACGCCTGCTTCATCCGGGAGGCAGCAG TGTTCGCTGGGCCCCCAGACCCCCTCCACGGCAACAGCTTGAACCAGAAGGTCCGGGCGGCCGCGCAG GACTTGGCCAGCGTTCTCTTTTCGGATGCGCCGCTCCCCCAGCCTGCCACGCTGcctgcccgtcccctgccccCTGTGG GCatgggctccagccccagcccctgcggcTCCTTGCAAGGATTTGGCTTCAGCAGTGAAAAAAGCGGCTCCG CTTCGACAGGGgaagccctgctcagcaccatCCAGCGAGCGGCCGAAGCGGTGGCCCACGCTGTGCTCCCCTTGCCGGAGGGGCCCCGGCCTCACCGCAGGGAGCTCCACGAGGACGCCTACCAGCCCGTCAGGGCCCCCTCACCTGCCAGGAGCCCGGCCGGGGCCGTGAAGCCACCAGCGGTCGCCGCAGCGCACAGCACCCGAG TGAGTCACCggccggggctggccgggggcGGCTGGGAGGAGGCGGACAGCGGGCACAGTTCCCAGGACTCCTCGCAAGGGAACGGCGAGTTGAGCCGCACCTCGGACTCCTGCAGCAAATCGGGCAGCGACAGCCACTCCGGGGCCAGCCGGGAGCTGACCCACGTGGCCGAGAG GAATGGTGCTCTTGTTTTCCACGCCATTAATCCGGAGttccctggcactgctggctgGATTCCTCCTGGGATGTTTGGCCTCCCAGCTCGGGCAGCCTGCGG GGTGGATGCTGACAGCCCGGGCGACTGCGTGCGGGAGGTGAGCCTGGTGTCGGTGCTGACCCGCGGCGCCAGGGTCTTCCTCACCAGGGAGGAAGCACAGCACTTCATCAAGGA GTGCGGGCTGCTGAACTGCGAGGTGGTGCTGGAGCTGCTCAGCCGGGCGCTGGAGGACCCCAATGACAGCGTCCGCATG AGATCCATGTGCGCCATCTCCTCCCTCATGTGCTCCGACCTGCTCGCCCTGGACCAGATCTTTGCCGTGACTCGGCAgcacctgcagcagctcagccaaGGCAGCCCCGGCCCCGTCGCCAACCGAGCAACAAAG ATCCTGCGGCAGTTTGAGGCTCTCTGCAGAGGCCAGCCCTCCCCGAAGAGCGCGCGCCCGGACTCGGAGCCCTCTGCCCTTGCCGTGTGCTCAGCCCCGTGCACCGGGGACCTGCTGACGGACATTCTGCCCCTGGCAGGCGAGAGCATCCTCACCCCCCTGAGTGCAGCCCCGCTCCCCGTGGCCCCGCCGGCCTGCGGCGAGGAGCGGAGGGTGGAAGCGGAGATCCACGGGCAGCCCGGTGCCGCCCTGCCGGCCTGCCCCTGCGAGCAGGAGGCGGCGAGcaggctggcaggggacacgGCGAGTGCTGCTGCACCCTCCCGCAGCCTGTCCCTCTTCGCCGGCATGGAGCTGGTGGCCCGTCCCGGCGCGGTGCTCTGCCCGGACTCTCCGCCGGCAGAGCTGCGGACGCTGTCCCAGCCCCAGGACAGGCAGATGGACACAGAGGGCAGCCGGCAGCCGTCGGCCTTCGCCTTTCTCAACATGTAG
- the TEPSIN gene encoding AP-4 complex accessory subunit tepsin isoform X2 has product MAAPLRDRLSFLGRLPVLLRGTADDDVPCPGYLFEEIAKISHESPGSSQCLLEYLLNRLQSNSCHVKLKVLKILLHTCAQGSPQFVLQLKRNACFIREAAVFAGPPDPLHGNSLNQKVRAAAQDLASVLFSDAPLPQPATLPARPLPPVGMGSSPSPCGSLQGFGFSSEKSGSASTGEALLSTIQRAAEAVAHAVLPLPEGPRPHRRELHEDAYQPVRAPSPARSPAGAVKPPAVAAAHSTRVSHRPGLAGGGWEEADSGHSSQDSSQGNGELSRTSDSCSKSGSDSHSGASRELTHVAERVDADSPGDCVREVSLVSVLTRGARVFLTREEAQHFIKECGLLNCEVVLELLSRALEDPNDSVRMRSMCAISSLMCSDLLALDQIFAVTRQHLQQLSQGSPGPVANRATKILRQFEALCRGQPSPKSARPDSEPSALAVCSAPCTGDLLTDILPLAGESILTPLSAAPLPVAPPACGEERRVEAEIHGQPGAALPACPCEQEAASRLAGDTASAAAPSRSLSLFAGMELVARPGAVLCPDSPPAELRTLSQPQDRQMDTEGSRQPSAFAFLNM; this is encoded by the exons ATGGCGGCGCCGCTGAGAGACCGGTTGAGTTTCCTGGGCCGG ctgccggTGCTGCTGAGGGGCACGGCGGACGACGATGTCCCCTGCCCCGGGTACCTGTTTGAGGAGATCGCCA AGATCTCCCACGAGTCGCCCGGCAGCAGCCAGTGCCTGCTGGAGTATCTCCTCAACCGGCTGCAGAGCAACTCCTGCCACGTCAAGCTGAAG GTGCTGAAGATCCTGCTGCACACATGCGCCCAGGGCTCCCCCCAGTTCGTCCTGCAGCTCAAGAGGAACGCCTGCTTCATCCGGGAGGCAGCAG TGTTCGCTGGGCCCCCAGACCCCCTCCACGGCAACAGCTTGAACCAGAAGGTCCGGGCGGCCGCGCAG GACTTGGCCAGCGTTCTCTTTTCGGATGCGCCGCTCCCCCAGCCTGCCACGCTGcctgcccgtcccctgccccCTGTGG GCatgggctccagccccagcccctgcggcTCCTTGCAAGGATTTGGCTTCAGCAGTGAAAAAAGCGGCTCCG CTTCGACAGGGgaagccctgctcagcaccatCCAGCGAGCGGCCGAAGCGGTGGCCCACGCTGTGCTCCCCTTGCCGGAGGGGCCCCGGCCTCACCGCAGGGAGCTCCACGAGGACGCCTACCAGCCCGTCAGGGCCCCCTCACCTGCCAGGAGCCCGGCCGGGGCCGTGAAGCCACCAGCGGTCGCCGCAGCGCACAGCACCCGAG TGAGTCACCggccggggctggccgggggcGGCTGGGAGGAGGCGGACAGCGGGCACAGTTCCCAGGACTCCTCGCAAGGGAACGGCGAGTTGAGCCGCACCTCGGACTCCTGCAGCAAATCGGGCAGCGACAGCCACTCCGGGGCCAGCCGGGAGCTGACCCACGTGGCCGAGAG GGTGGATGCTGACAGCCCGGGCGACTGCGTGCGGGAGGTGAGCCTGGTGTCGGTGCTGACCCGCGGCGCCAGGGTCTTCCTCACCAGGGAGGAAGCACAGCACTTCATCAAGGA GTGCGGGCTGCTGAACTGCGAGGTGGTGCTGGAGCTGCTCAGCCGGGCGCTGGAGGACCCCAATGACAGCGTCCGCATG AGATCCATGTGCGCCATCTCCTCCCTCATGTGCTCCGACCTGCTCGCCCTGGACCAGATCTTTGCCGTGACTCGGCAgcacctgcagcagctcagccaaGGCAGCCCCGGCCCCGTCGCCAACCGAGCAACAAAG ATCCTGCGGCAGTTTGAGGCTCTCTGCAGAGGCCAGCCCTCCCCGAAGAGCGCGCGCCCGGACTCGGAGCCCTCTGCCCTTGCCGTGTGCTCAGCCCCGTGCACCGGGGACCTGCTGACGGACATTCTGCCCCTGGCAGGCGAGAGCATCCTCACCCCCCTGAGTGCAGCCCCGCTCCCCGTGGCCCCGCCGGCCTGCGGCGAGGAGCGGAGGGTGGAAGCGGAGATCCACGGGCAGCCCGGTGCCGCCCTGCCGGCCTGCCCCTGCGAGCAGGAGGCGGCGAGcaggctggcaggggacacgGCGAGTGCTGCTGCACCCTCCCGCAGCCTGTCCCTCTTCGCCGGCATGGAGCTGGTGGCCCGTCCCGGCGCGGTGCTCTGCCCGGACTCTCCGCCGGCAGAGCTGCGGACGCTGTCCCAGCCCCAGGACAGGCAGATGGACACAGAGGGCAGCCGGCAGCCGTCGGCCTTCGCCTTTCTCAACATGTAG
- the NDUFAF8 gene encoding NADH dehydrogenase [ubiquinone] 1 alpha subcomplex assembly factor 8, translated as MSGRGVWLRARARLRRFPALLAGCGEQAAAYGRCVAAAAAGTAELRRDACLEEFRALQDCFARAAKATPK; from the exons atgtcGGGCCGGGGCGTCTGGCTGCGGGCGCGGGCGCGGCTGCGGCGCTTCCCCGCGCTGCTGGCGGGCTGCGGGGAGCAG gcagctgcctaCGGCCGGTGCgtggccgcggcggcggccgggacgGCGGAGCTGCGGCGGGACGCCTGCCTGGAGGAGTTCCGGGCGCTGCAGGACTGCTTCGCCCGGGCG GCGAAGGCGACGCCGAAGTGA
- the TEPSIN gene encoding AP-4 complex accessory subunit tepsin isoform X3: MSPAPGTCLRRSPSNSCHVKLKVLKILLHTCAQGSPQFVLQLKRNACFIREAAVFAGPPDPLHGNSLNQKVRAAAQDLASVLFSDAPLPQPATLPARPLPPVGMGSSPSPCGSLQGFGFSSEKSGSASTGEALLSTIQRAAEAVAHAVLPLPEGPRPHRRELHEDAYQPVRAPSPARSPAGAVKPPAVAAAHSTRVSHRPGLAGGGWEEADSGHSSQDSSQGNGELSRTSDSCSKSGSDSHSGASRELTHVAERNGALVFHAINPEFPGTAGWIPPGMFGLPARAACGVDADSPGDCVREVSLVSVLTRGARVFLTREEAQHFIKECGLLNCEVVLELLSRALEDPNDSVRMRSMCAISSLMCSDLLALDQIFAVTRQHLQQLSQGSPGPVANRATKILRQFEALCRGQPSPKSARPDSEPSALAVCSAPCTGDLLTDILPLAGESILTPLSAAPLPVAPPACGEERRVEAEIHGQPGAALPACPCEQEAASRLAGDTASAAAPSRSLSLFAGMELVARPGAVLCPDSPPAELRTLSQPQDRQMDTEGSRQPSAFAFLNM; the protein is encoded by the exons ATGTCCCCTGCCCCGGGTACCTGTTTGAGGAGATCGCCA AGCAACTCCTGCCACGTCAAGCTGAAG GTGCTGAAGATCCTGCTGCACACATGCGCCCAGGGCTCCCCCCAGTTCGTCCTGCAGCTCAAGAGGAACGCCTGCTTCATCCGGGAGGCAGCAG TGTTCGCTGGGCCCCCAGACCCCCTCCACGGCAACAGCTTGAACCAGAAGGTCCGGGCGGCCGCGCAG GACTTGGCCAGCGTTCTCTTTTCGGATGCGCCGCTCCCCCAGCCTGCCACGCTGcctgcccgtcccctgccccCTGTGG GCatgggctccagccccagcccctgcggcTCCTTGCAAGGATTTGGCTTCAGCAGTGAAAAAAGCGGCTCCG CTTCGACAGGGgaagccctgctcagcaccatCCAGCGAGCGGCCGAAGCGGTGGCCCACGCTGTGCTCCCCTTGCCGGAGGGGCCCCGGCCTCACCGCAGGGAGCTCCACGAGGACGCCTACCAGCCCGTCAGGGCCCCCTCACCTGCCAGGAGCCCGGCCGGGGCCGTGAAGCCACCAGCGGTCGCCGCAGCGCACAGCACCCGAG TGAGTCACCggccggggctggccgggggcGGCTGGGAGGAGGCGGACAGCGGGCACAGTTCCCAGGACTCCTCGCAAGGGAACGGCGAGTTGAGCCGCACCTCGGACTCCTGCAGCAAATCGGGCAGCGACAGCCACTCCGGGGCCAGCCGGGAGCTGACCCACGTGGCCGAGAG GAATGGTGCTCTTGTTTTCCACGCCATTAATCCGGAGttccctggcactgctggctgGATTCCTCCTGGGATGTTTGGCCTCCCAGCTCGGGCAGCCTGCGG GGTGGATGCTGACAGCCCGGGCGACTGCGTGCGGGAGGTGAGCCTGGTGTCGGTGCTGACCCGCGGCGCCAGGGTCTTCCTCACCAGGGAGGAAGCACAGCACTTCATCAAGGA GTGCGGGCTGCTGAACTGCGAGGTGGTGCTGGAGCTGCTCAGCCGGGCGCTGGAGGACCCCAATGACAGCGTCCGCATG AGATCCATGTGCGCCATCTCCTCCCTCATGTGCTCCGACCTGCTCGCCCTGGACCAGATCTTTGCCGTGACTCGGCAgcacctgcagcagctcagccaaGGCAGCCCCGGCCCCGTCGCCAACCGAGCAACAAAG ATCCTGCGGCAGTTTGAGGCTCTCTGCAGAGGCCAGCCCTCCCCGAAGAGCGCGCGCCCGGACTCGGAGCCCTCTGCCCTTGCCGTGTGCTCAGCCCCGTGCACCGGGGACCTGCTGACGGACATTCTGCCCCTGGCAGGCGAGAGCATCCTCACCCCCCTGAGTGCAGCCCCGCTCCCCGTGGCCCCGCCGGCCTGCGGCGAGGAGCGGAGGGTGGAAGCGGAGATCCACGGGCAGCCCGGTGCCGCCCTGCCGGCCTGCCCCTGCGAGCAGGAGGCGGCGAGcaggctggcaggggacacgGCGAGTGCTGCTGCACCCTCCCGCAGCCTGTCCCTCTTCGCCGGCATGGAGCTGGTGGCCCGTCCCGGCGCGGTGCTCTGCCCGGACTCTCCGCCGGCAGAGCTGCGGACGCTGTCCCAGCCCCAGGACAGGCAGATGGACACAGAGGGCAGCCGGCAGCCGTCGGCCTTCGCCTTTCTCAACATGTAG